A genomic window from Sulfuricurvum sp. IAE1 includes:
- a CDS encoding acyl-CoA thioesterase, with the protein MEPKSVKDSSITVVQQMTHQDANLAGNVHGGTIMKLIDNTAGIVGVRHTGGNVVTASIDRIDFHSPVFVGDLLRVSASINYVGTKSMEIGVRIEAENFVTGEVRHTGSAYLTFVSLDENLKTKQIPQIILETDDEKRRSCEALQRKEARLHALEMGKVKCKI; encoded by the coding sequence ATGGAACCTAAAAGCGTAAAAGATAGCAGTATAACAGTTGTACAGCAGATGACTCACCAGGATGCGAACCTTGCGGGCAACGTACATGGCGGAACTATAATGAAGCTTATAGATAATACCGCAGGTATAGTAGGGGTAAGACATACCGGCGGTAACGTAGTAACAGCCTCAATTGACAGAATCGACTTTCACTCACCGGTTTTTGTCGGAGATCTTCTTCGTGTAAGCGCCAGCATCAATTATGTGGGAACAAAATCAATGGAGATCGGTGTACGTATTGAAGCGGAAAACTTTGTTACAGGGGAAGTAAGGCATACAGGTTCCGCTTACCTTACATTTGTATCCCTTGATGAAAATCTAAAAACAAAGCAGATACCACAGATTATACTGGAAACTGATGATGAGAAGAGAAGGAGCTGTGAGGCACTGCAGAGAAAAGAAGCAAGACTCCATGCTCTTGAAATGGGGAAAGTGAAGTGCAAAATATAA